The Mycolicibacterium flavescens genomic interval CGTCGCTCGGCGCCAGTAAGACGCGTCAGCAGTCGGTCCGTATGACGAAGTCTGCTGTGGCGTCTTCCGAAGGGTCGTGATGGTAGTAGCCCTCAGCTGATCCGGTTATCCGGAATGTGCCATCGGAGATATCGGCGTCAGCCTGTCCGACCGTGCCCGCCCAGTAGCTTCCCGTGAAACCGCCGAGCTCCTCGATCTGAACTCCACGCGCAATGATCGAGTCGCCGGTCTGGATCTGTGCGACGAAGCCGGGCGCGCTTTCGAGCGTCTCGATGCGCCAGGTCCACTCGACCTGTTCACACCGGACAGGTAGTCGCTCACCGATTTCGACGCCGTTGATGAGCACCGTGGCCGTATGGGTACCGAGCGCGGCGTAGCCCGTCGAACATCCCGATGTCACAAGAACTGCAGCGCTTAGGACTGCGACCGTGGATGTGAGATGTATTCGGTCCATGAAGGGAAGTACCCATCGGGGGCTGCGCCGATACCGAGCAGAGGGCTGCATCTGTGTGGCCGTTGGCGTATGAGATCGGCGCTGTGGGGTACGGAGCAGCATGCGATTAATCCTTGTGCTCGCCGGAGCCGTCACGCTGATCGTGGGTGTGGTCGGGCTCCTCACGCCCGTGTCCGTCTCGCCGGAACTGCAAACAGTCGGCTGCGGAAGTGCGGTTTCGCCTGACTTCTCCGCCGCTCGGACTGCAAACGACTACGTCAGCGATTTGCCGCAGAGCGACGAGGTGGTCGTCGGCATCGATTACACCGAGTTGTGTCGAATGGAGCTGGAGGACCGACGGATTCTGTCGATAACACTGGCGGCGGGTGGTGTCCTGATCCTCGCTGCCGGGATGACGATGTTGGTGCGGTCACGACAGAAGACTGGCTGACGAGACAAGGGTCTACCGATGTGGCCTGTGCCCGACGGCGCTGATGCCTTACCCCACGGATAGCTGATACTTCCCCTGGACGCGGCAAAGTCTGACGCGAGCGCTATTACGGCAGCAGCCATTCGGCGGCCACCATTGATCGAGCCGCCCGCAGCGGTTTGACACCACCGGAAGGTTCGATCATGTCCCAAGCCGATATTCACACCACGGAGAATGACGCCATCGATTGGTTGGCGTTGGCGGAACAGGTTTTTCCCGCCGACCGCCTGTGAAGGCCGACTACGGTTGCTCCAACAGCCGCAGCGGGTGCAGGCCGTCGACGGCGCCGACGAACGGCGGGTGAATGCTGTAGCCGATCATGCGCCGGATGTCGTCGGAGACCTCTCGCGCCGTGTCGCGGGAGATCGACAGCGTGAACGCCTCCATCGGCCGCAGCCACGGCTGGCAGTACTGGGCGGTGACGGCCAGTCGCGCGCTGTCCGTGGTGTTGGCGCCACCGCCGTGCCAGAGGGTGCCGACGAAGAAGACGCACGAGCCGGCAGGCATGACGACGGGGATCGCGGGATCGTCCGGCTCGGGCCGTCGCCTGCCCCAGCGGTGACTGCCCGGGTAGAGCACGGTGGCGCCGTTGTCGGCGGTGAAGTCGTCGATCGCCCAGATCGTGGCGGCGGCGAGCGGAGCGCGGGGCCGCGGAATCGGATAGAACCCGTCGTCGTGATGAGGCAGTTGCGCGGTCTCGCCGGGCTGGATGTTGATGGCTTGTAGGGCCGACAGTAGGTAGTTGTCCATCAGCAGCCGGTCGAGGACCGCGAGCACCCGAGGGTGATCGACGAGTCGGTCGCACACGCGGGTCCTGCTCAGCAGGCTGTAGATGCGCTGGGTGCGGTGTCCTTCGAAGGAGTTGCGTCCGGCGTGCGAGAGCCAGGGTGCGACCGTCGCCTTTATCTGCCGGCATTCGTCGGCGTCAAGCAGGTTCTCCCAGATGAGGTAGCCGTCGCGGTCGAGGGCGGCCATATCGGCGTCGACGACCGCAGGGTCCACCGAGGCGCCGCCGCTGGGTGTCCACTTGTGCCGGCGCGCCAGATCGCTGCGCAGGTCGTCGAGCGTGGTGACCGGATCGTCGTCGATGCTCATCAGCAGTCCTCACTGGCCGGGGCGCGGTTGGCGGCCTCTCCAAAGACACTGGACCTGGCTGGACCGCCGGTCAAGTGTCTCGCGCGGCCGCGCCGAACTCAGCGTTGAGCCAGCTTCTCGGTCTGTTTTGCGATGAACGAGTTCCAGTCCGTCGCGCGCTCGACGAGGACATCACGCACCTGATCGTCGGTGTAGACCATGAAGGTGTCGTTGAGAATCGCCTCTGCGACCTGCTCGCCGACTTCCTCGGGTTGCAGGATGCCGAATTGTTCTCCGGGCAGGCCGGTCTGGACCTCTGGCCCGAAGGTAGGGGGCATCGTCGCGAGGATGTTCGTCGCCACCGGACCCGGACACACTACGGTGACGCCGATGCCCTGCGGGTGCAGGTAGAGCCGGAGGCCTTCGGAGATCTGGATAATTGCGGCCTTCGTCGCCGCGTACGGAATCCGGTCATATGAATACGTGTAGAGCCCGGCGAACGAGGCGGTGTTGACGATATGGCCGTGCCCCTGCGAAATGAGTTGAGGCAGGAAGACGGCGTTACTCCGAACGACGGACATCAGGTTGATCTTGATGATCCGTTCCCATTCGCCGACTGGGAGATGGTCGGGTCGGCCGCTGGTCAACACGCCGACGTTGTTCATGACGATGTCGACCGATCCGTAGCGCTGCCGCGTGAATTCGCCGAGATCTGCGAATGCCTGATCCTTGGCGACATCACACACGAAGGCTTCTGCCGTGTGGCCGTCGGCCCTGATGTCCGCCACTGCCCGATCCGCGTTGTCGGCGTGGATGTCGGCAATCACGAGCCGCGCTCCCCGATTGGCCAGGGAGTGCGCGGTCGCCAATCCGATGCCGCTGGCTCCGCCGGTGATGACGGCCGTCGCACCGTTCAGTGATCTCACGGTTGCCTCACCGAACCGTGAAGCCTGCGTCGAGCGGCCACTGAATGCCGGTGATGAATTTGGCCTCCTCCGAAACCAGGAAAGCTACAGCGTGGGCGACATCCTCGGGTTGGAGGATGGGCAGCGGTAGCGCGTTCTCCATGCCCGAGATCGCATTCTGGCCGCCTTCAGCCGCCTGCGCCATCAGCGCGTTCATCGCGTCGTTCTGCGTCATTCCGCTGAGCACTCCGGTGGGGTGGATGGTGTTCACCCGGATCCATTCGGGGGCAAGGTAGTTGGCGAGGTTCTGCATCAGCGCGACCACGCCGCGTTTGGCTGCGGCGTAGGCGTTTCCGCTGGCGTTGAGCGAGGCGGTGCCCTTCAGACCCGCTGTGGAGCTTGTGATGACAATCGATCCACCTTGTTTGCCCCCACGCATGACGGGCAACGCGGCTCGGATGGTGTGGTAGACGCCGGTCAGGTTGGTGTCGATCACATCCTGCCAATCCTGCATGAAATCGTCTGATTCGCCTGCTAGACGGACGATTCCGGCATTGGCGATGATGATGTCGATACGGCCGAACTGCTCGACACCGGCATCCACCGCGGTCAGCATGTCGCGATAGCTCCGAACATCGCCTTTGCGCGCCACCATGCGTTGACCTTCTTTCTCGACGAGCCTCTCGGTTTCGTCGAGGTCGGCCATCGAGGCATTCGGATACGTCATCGACGCGATGTTCTCGCAGATATCGACTCCGATGATGTCGGCTCCTTCACGAGCCAACCGCACGGCGTGCGCACGGCCCTGCCCTCTCGCCGCGCCGGTGATGAAGGCGACCTTTCCTGCCAGTGACTTCGACATCAGACTCCTTTCGCATTGGCGGTTGGCATGGCGGCCGCGATGCGCTGCCACGACTCGTCTGCGGCTGTCTGGAGGACCCGGCCCTTGGGAAATCCGCTGTAGGCAGAGAACTGCAAAATGACTTCGTTCATCTCCGAACGGCTGATGTCGCCGGACTCCAGGGCCGATCCGACATGGGAATAGATCGGCCCGAGCGCACCGGACACCCCGACCGCAGCGACCGTGATCAATCGGCGCTCGCGACGGCCGAGGTTCGGTCGTTGCCAGAGGTGGCCGAAGACGAATGCCAGGATGCCGGCCTGGAAGTACGGCGAGTCCCGCGGCGGAGCCGGCAGCAGGTTCACGTCGACGAAGCACTTCTCACCCTCGTCGAGGCGAACGTCGTGATCCGTCGGCCCAAGCGATTCCGTCGGGAGTTCTGGCCTCGGCGGTACTTCCTCACCCCGCTCTTCAGCTAATCGAACCCACTCATTACGTGCCGCGCCTTCGGCTTCCGACGCCCGCGGCCAGCCGCAGTACACCGCGAAGTGCAGGACGAATTCGAGCAGTTCCTCGTAGGTGATGTCGCCGCTGGCCAGTGCGGCGTACATGTGCTGGTTCATGAGGTCGACGCTTTCGAGTGCACACACGCAGGTCAGCGTGACGAACCGGCGGTCTCGCCGACTCAACCCCGGCCGTTCCCACACCGGCCCGACGACCGGGTCGGCGACCATCACGTCCTGATAAGGCGGGTTCGTGCTCACAGGCACCTCTCTCGGTGAAGACGAATGACTGCACTTTAAGTCCCTAGACTTAATCCGTCCAGTATGAGATTGTCTTGCCATGTCCGTGTCAGTGGAACTGTCGCCGAAGCAACAGTTGGTGCTCACCGCGGAGCGGCTGTTCGCCCAACGCGGTCTCGACGGTGTGCCGCTTCGTCAAATCGGCACCGAGGCGGGCATGGCCAACAAGTCGGCGGTGCAGTACCACTTCGGGTCCAAAGAGGCTCTGGTGCAAGCGATCCTGCTGAACCGGCTGGAACACCTGACGCAG includes:
- a CDS encoding gamma-carboxymuconolactone decarboxylase subunit like protein, which codes for MSTNPPYQDVMVADPVVGPVWERPGLSRRDRRFVTLTCVCALESVDLMNQHMYAALASGDITYEELLEFVLHFAVYCGWPRASEAEGAARNEWVRLAEERGEEVPPRPELPTESLGPTDHDVRLDEGEKCFVDVNLLPAPPRDSPYFQAGILAFVFGHLWQRPNLGRRERRLITVAAVGVSGALGPIYSHVGSALESGDISRSEMNEVILQFSAYSGFPKGRVLQTAADESWQRIAAAMPTANAKGV
- a CDS encoding short-chain alcohol dehydrogenase, with product MRSLNGATAVITGGASGIGLATAHSLANRGARLVIADIHADNADRAVADIRADGHTAEAFVCDVAKDQAFADLGEFTRQRYGSVDIVMNNVGVLTSGRPDHLPVGEWERIIKINLMSVVRSNAVFLPQLISQGHGHIVNTASFAGLYTYSYDRIPYAATKAAIIQISEGLRLYLHPQGIGVTVVCPGPVATNILATMPPTFGPEVQTGLPGEQFGILQPEEVGEQVAEAILNDTFMVYTDDQVRDVLVERATDWNSFIAKQTEKLAQR
- a CDS encoding conserved lipoprotein/antigen, encoding MTSGCSTGYAALGTHTATVLINGVEIGERLPVRCEQVEWTWRIETLESAPGFVAQIQTGDSIIARGVQIEELGGFTGSYWAGTVGQADADISDGTFRITGSAEGYYHHDPSEDATADFVIRTDC
- the limC_4 gene encoding carveol dehydrogenase → MSKSLAGKVAFITGAARGQGRAHAVRLAREGADIIGVDICENIASMTYPNASMADLDETERLVEKEGQRMVARKGDVRSYRDMLTAVDAGVEQFGRIDIIIANAGIVRLAGESDDFMQDWQDVIDTNLTGVYHTIRAALPVMRGGKQGGSIVITSSTAGLKGTASLNASGNAYAAAKRGVVALMQNLANYLAPEWIRVNTIHPTGVLSGMTQNDAMNALMAQAAEGGQNAISGMENALPLPILQPEDVAHAVAFLVSEEAKFITGIQWPLDAGFTVR
- a CDS encoding phytanoyl-CoA dioxygenase (PhyH) family protein translates to MSIDDDPVTTLDDLRSDLARRHKWTPSGGASVDPAVVDADMAALDRDGYLIWENLLDADECRQIKATVAPWLSHAGRNSFEGHRTQRIYSLLSRTRVCDRLVDHPRVLAVLDRLLMDNYLLSALQAINIQPGETAQLPHHDDGFYPIPRPRAPLAAATIWAIDDFTADNGATVLYPGSHRWGRRRPEPDDPAIPVVMPAGSCVFFVGTLWHGGGANTTDSARLAVTAQYCQPWLRPMEAFTLSISRDTAREVSDDIRRMIGYSIHPPFVGAVDGLHPLRLLEQP